One Deltaproteobacteria bacterium genomic window carries:
- a CDS encoding VWA domain-containing protein has product MSHLNFADTWLGLIIGPVVLIWALAMLWRFGSAQQAGRGHAALRFSSISSLKRLKPSMSIRIRQLLHLLRIVTVVMITIAIMRPQTGKQHTKVITEGVDIVLAIDTSGSMQALDLDAEKPLKRRRNRLEVVKSVVAKFVEKRPNDQIGVVVFGEEAFTQCPLTLDHGIVATFLDALEIGMAGDSTAIGSALGTAVRRLKDSQAKSKIVVLLTDGRSNAGSLLPQSAAEAAAAFGIKVYTIGAGTRGKAPFLQQGLFGSQPVYQDVEIDETTLQAIATTTKGAYFRAEDEKALDAIYGKIDALEKTEIKSMSYLEYNEEFSLFVWAALLLLLTEIVLLGTRYRKIP; this is encoded by the coding sequence ATGAGTCACCTCAATTTCGCAGATACCTGGCTAGGCCTCATTATCGGCCCAGTCGTCTTGATTTGGGCATTGGCTATGCTCTGGCGTTTTGGTTCAGCTCAGCAGGCCGGCCGTGGGCACGCGGCTTTGCGCTTCTCAAGCATTAGCTCGCTCAAGCGTCTCAAACCATCGATGAGCATTCGTATTCGTCAGCTGCTGCACCTGCTTCGCATTGTTACTGTTGTAATGATTACGATTGCCATCATGCGGCCACAAACCGGGAAGCAGCATACCAAGGTTATCACTGAAGGCGTTGATATCGTTCTTGCCATCGATACTTCAGGGAGTATGCAAGCCTTAGACCTAGACGCCGAAAAACCACTGAAGCGTCGCCGTAATAGACTCGAAGTGGTCAAAAGCGTCGTCGCCAAGTTCGTAGAGAAACGGCCCAATGACCAAATTGGCGTGGTCGTATTTGGCGAAGAAGCATTTACGCAATGCCCGCTCACACTCGACCATGGCATAGTCGCTACATTTCTCGATGCTCTTGAAATCGGTATGGCCGGTGATTCTACCGCAATCGGTTCTGCGTTGGGTACCGCAGTTCGTCGTCTAAAAGACAGCCAAGCCAAATCAAAAATTGTGGTCCTACTTACCGACGGCCGTAGCAACGCCGGTAGTTTATTGCCTCAAAGTGCAGCAGAAGCCGCCGCAGCCTTTGGCATTAAAGTCTACACCATTGGAGCCGGTACCCGAGGCAAAGCACCGTTCCTCCAGCAGGGTCTCTTTGGTTCCCAACCCGTGTATCAAGACGTGGAAATTGACGAGACAACACTCCAAGCCATCGCCACTACAACAAAGGGCGCTTATTTCAGAGCCGAAGATGAAAAAGCACTGGATGCTATTTATGGCAAAATCGATGCTCTTGAAAAAACAGAAATCAAGAGCATGAGCTACCTAGAATACAACGAAGAATTCTCGCTCTTCGTCTGGGCGGCCTTACTCCTTTTGCTTACGGAAATTGTTCTGCTCGGCACACGTTATAGGAAGATCCCATGA